One Mycobacteroides salmoniphilum DNA segment encodes these proteins:
- a CDS encoding acyl-CoA synthetase, which yields MQFTQWLHRALQQDPNRPITIYQGRERTVEQFADRVARLAGALRALGVRPGDRVGMLSLNSDRYVEYLTAAPWLGAALNAVNIRWSLAEIGYSLRESGTRVLFVDDAFKAAAAPLRAACACLDTVIYCGDGPTPEDMIGYEDLLAAHEPVADTRTGGASLLGVFYTGGTTGNPKGVMLSHDNVLTSAMGSLSTGNFLTRDGRLLHSAPMFHMADFSAVLAGNLSGSTHVIVPSFTPQGVLDAIVEHDVQDMLLVPTMIQMLVDHPAAAQLDLSGIRGIVYGASVISEAVLQRAKHVFPNARFTQAYGMTEVSPVATLLLPDDHDDPALLRSAGRAAPHCEVMIVDSSGDTDTEVPRGEIGEVVVKGDNVMLGYWELPEESAAAARDGWMHTGDAGRMDERGYVYIVDRIKDMVVTGGENVYSAEVENALAKHPAVAACAVIGIPDERWGERVHAVVVTQTQSECCGEDLQEHCREHIANYKVPRSFEFVDELPLSGAGKILKRVLRQKYWDTRDAGVS from the coding sequence ATGCAATTCACCCAGTGGCTGCACCGTGCCCTGCAGCAGGACCCGAACCGCCCCATCACGATCTACCAGGGCCGGGAACGCACCGTGGAGCAGTTCGCCGACCGTGTCGCCCGGCTGGCCGGGGCACTTCGAGCCCTCGGCGTCCGGCCGGGCGACCGGGTGGGCATGCTCTCGCTGAACTCCGACCGCTACGTCGAATACCTCACCGCGGCGCCGTGGTTGGGTGCTGCGCTGAACGCCGTCAACATCCGCTGGAGCCTTGCCGAGATCGGCTACTCCCTGCGTGAATCCGGCACCCGTGTGCTGTTCGTGGACGACGCATTCAAGGCCGCCGCCGCACCGCTGCGTGCTGCCTGTGCATGCCTGGACACCGTCATCTACTGCGGCGACGGTCCCACACCCGAGGACATGATCGGGTACGAGGACCTCCTCGCCGCGCACGAGCCCGTCGCGGACACCCGCACCGGTGGCGCCAGCCTGCTAGGCGTCTTCTACACGGGAGGAACCACCGGAAATCCCAAGGGCGTCATGCTGTCTCATGACAATGTGCTGACCTCGGCGATGGGGTCGCTATCCACCGGAAACTTCCTCACCCGTGACGGCCGACTGCTGCACTCGGCGCCGATGTTCCACATGGCCGACTTCAGTGCCGTCCTCGCGGGGAACCTCTCGGGTTCCACGCACGTAATCGTCCCGTCGTTCACTCCACAGGGGGTGCTGGACGCCATCGTTGAGCACGATGTCCAGGACATGCTGTTGGTGCCCACCATGATCCAGATGCTGGTCGATCATCCAGCGGCCGCACAGCTCGACCTCAGTGGTATCCGCGGAATCGTCTACGGCGCCTCGGTCATCTCCGAGGCAGTGCTGCAACGCGCCAAACACGTGTTCCCCAACGCGCGATTCACCCAGGCCTACGGCATGACCGAGGTGTCCCCCGTCGCGACGCTGCTGCTTCCCGACGATCATGACGACCCCGCGCTGCTGCGCTCGGCGGGACGCGCGGCCCCCCATTGCGAGGTGATGATCGTCGACTCCAGCGGAGACACCGACACCGAAGTCCCACGCGGCGAAATCGGCGAAGTGGTCGTCAAGGGCGACAACGTCATGCTCGGCTACTGGGAGCTACCCGAGGAGTCTGCGGCCGCCGCCCGGGACGGATGGATGCACACCGGCGACGCCGGGCGGATGGATGAACGCGGGTACGTCTACATCGTCGATCGCATCAAGGACATGGTGGTGACCGGCGGCGAGAACGTCTACTCGGCCGAGGTAGAGAACGCGCTGGCCAAGCATCCGGCGGTAGCGGCGTGCGCGGTGATCGGCATCCCCGACGAACGGTGGGGTGAACGCGTGCATGCCGTCGTCGTCACACAGACGCAATCCGAGTGCTGCGGCGAGGATCTCCAGGAGCACTGCCGCGAACACATCGCCAACTACAAGGTGCCGCGCAGCTTCGAGTTCGTGGACGAGCTCCCGTTGTCCGGTGCGGGCAAGATCCTCAAGCGCGTGCTCCGCCAGAAGTACTGGGATACCCGCGATGCAGGCGTCTCCTAA